In a single window of the Acidobacteriota bacterium genome:
- a CDS encoding NAD(P)H-hydrate dehydratase: MREADRRTIEDLGIPSIVLMENAGRQVIAAMEAAFGSLAGRRMTVISGRGNNGGDGFVVARGLWQQQCDVVVCLVGASGEVRGDARINLDILGKLGVPVIAVASNGEWKRHSQSVLDCDVIVDALFGTGLSAPVTGLYETVIADINAAGVPVVSVDLPSGLSADQCAPIGPAIAASLTVTLGAPKLPLVMPPAEALVGSLVVADIGIPRNVLGGVNGPSIEFMIPAEARTLVPARVADAHKGTFGHVCIVAGSRGKTGAAHLAGMAALRSGAGLATVATPESCLPIVASMGAEYMTVGLGETADGCVAHRASKAVLGVSCDVVAVGPGLGTGPEQRAFVADILAHSSKPLVVDADALNVLAEDGRRFRARKGQVVVITPHPGEMARLIGSTAGDVQNRRIDVASAFARDRGVIVILKGYRTVVAAPDGRVFINSTGNPGMATGGSGDVLTGVIAAWLAQIADPVDACRLAVYLHGAAGDMAASVEGQVAMAAGDILRHLGEAELTLMAPAEPSAGLR; encoded by the coding sequence ATGCGTGAGGCCGATCGGCGCACGATCGAGGATCTGGGCATTCCGTCCATTGTCCTGATGGAAAACGCCGGCCGGCAGGTCATCGCCGCAATGGAAGCGGCGTTCGGCTCGCTCGCCGGCCGTCGCATGACCGTGATCTCAGGGCGCGGCAACAATGGCGGTGACGGATTCGTCGTGGCGCGAGGTCTCTGGCAACAGCAGTGCGACGTCGTTGTCTGCCTCGTTGGCGCGTCCGGCGAGGTGCGGGGCGATGCCCGGATCAACCTGGACATTCTTGGCAAGTTGGGCGTGCCGGTCATTGCCGTCGCGTCGAACGGGGAGTGGAAGCGACACAGCCAGTCCGTCCTCGACTGCGACGTCATCGTGGACGCGCTCTTCGGCACGGGCCTGAGCGCTCCCGTCACCGGTCTGTATGAGACCGTCATCGCTGATATCAATGCGGCAGGCGTGCCCGTGGTGTCGGTCGATCTGCCGAGTGGACTGTCCGCAGATCAGTGCGCCCCGATTGGTCCTGCAATCGCGGCCTCTCTGACGGTGACGCTCGGGGCGCCGAAACTGCCACTGGTGATGCCGCCCGCCGAGGCGCTGGTCGGCTCCCTCGTGGTGGCCGACATCGGCATTCCAAGAAACGTGCTGGGCGGAGTCAACGGTCCCAGCATCGAGTTCATGATTCCCGCCGAAGCGCGCACGCTTGTGCCTGCCCGGGTTGCCGACGCGCACAAAGGCACCTTCGGCCACGTCTGCATAGTTGCCGGCTCGCGCGGCAAGACCGGTGCGGCCCACCTGGCCGGGATGGCGGCGCTCAGAAGCGGAGCAGGGCTTGCGACTGTCGCGACACCCGAGTCTTGTCTGCCCATAGTGGCGAGCATGGGCGCGGAGTACATGACGGTCGGGCTGGGCGAGACGGCCGATGGCTGCGTCGCCCATCGCGCATCGAAGGCCGTCCTTGGAGTCAGTTGCGATGTGGTGGCCGTCGGCCCGGGTCTTGGGACAGGACCCGAGCAGCGTGCGTTCGTCGCGGACATACTGGCGCATTCCAGCAAGCCGCTTGTCGTCGACGCGGACGCGCTCAATGTGCTGGCCGAGGACGGGCGTCGTTTCCGGGCTCGCAAAGGCCAGGTTGTGGTCATCACGCCTCATCCGGGAGAGATGGCGCGGCTCATCGGCAGCACGGCGGGTGACGTCCAGAACAGACGCATCGACGTCGCGAGTGCGTTCGCGCGGGATCGCGGTGTCATCGTGATCCTGAAAGGCTACCGGACAGTGGTGGCGGCTCCCGATGGCCGGGTATTCATCAACTCCACTGGCAACCCCGGTATGGCGACCGGGGGCAGCGGCGACGTGTTGACTGGCGTTATCGCGGCCTGGTTGGCCCAGATAGCCGACCCCGTGGATGCGTGCCGCCTCGCGGTCTACCTGCATGGCGCGGCCGGCGACATGGCCGCCAGTGTCGAGGGCCAGGTGGCGATGGCGGCCGGCGACATCCTGAGGCATCTCGGCGAGGCGGAGCTGACGCTGATGGCTCCGGCAGAACCCTCTGCCGGTCTCAGATGA
- the gcvP gene encoding aminomethyl-transferring glycine dehydrogenase: MSRELTGSFESRHLGPRPHECAAMLKTIGVSSLDRLMDEAIPPAIRLARPLALPEGESEYRFLGRLRRVAAKNKPFRSYIGLGYYDCVTPTVILRNVLENPSWYTPYTPYQAEIAQGRLEALLTFQTMIEDLSGMPIANASLLDEPTAAAEAMTMLRRVQGGTRSAFVVASHCYPQTIDVLRGRAEPLGIELIVADLDKIEFNERVSGVLVQTPDAQGALHDVRALIERAHAAKVQVAVATDLLALALVTPPGELGADVVLGSAQRFGVPMGNGGPHAAFFATREQHVRQTPGRIIGVSVDVHGNRAYRMALQTREQHIRREKATSNICTAQALLATMAAMYGVYHGPEGIRQIATRVHAMAVALDTELKALGCDQRNAAYFDTLDVRVPAGKRDAVRAAALDAGINFRFAGGADQIGIALDETVDESDIDDIRKIFARGLGSETPGAPIVITTGSPEWPAALRRTSPILQHAIFHIHHSETAMMRYLKSLERKDVGLDTSMIPLGSCTMKLNSATVMEAVTWPEFGGVHPFAPADQAAGYAEVVAGLEAALREVTGFAAVSLQPNSGAQGEFAGLMVVRAYHQSRGQERRTVVLIPSSAHGTNPASAVMAGMQVVVVACDSRGNIDVADLKAKAAQHKDTLAALMITYPSTHGVFEDAVKQICAIVHEHGGQVYMDGANLNAQVGLTSPAVIGADVCHLNLHKTFAIPHGGGGPGMGPIAVAAHLAPFLPGHALAKVGGAKGIHAIAGAPWGSASILLISYAYVSLLGGSGMTQATKYAILNANYIKSRLERDFPVLYANANGRVAHEMIFDMRAFKAAGIEEGDIAKRLMDYGFHAPTVSFPVVGTLMVEPTESEPKEELDRFCDAMLAIRQEIQDVVDGKADPKDNVLKNAPHTMGEATRDTWTHPYSREKAVFPLPFVRANKFWPSVGRIDNPYGDRHLVCACPPLEDYT; this comes from the coding sequence ATGAGTCGTGAACTGACAGGCTCGTTTGAGTCCCGCCACCTTGGTCCGCGGCCGCACGAATGCGCCGCGATGCTCAAGACGATTGGCGTGTCGTCGCTCGATCGGTTGATGGACGAGGCGATTCCGCCCGCCATCAGGCTCGCCCGGCCGCTCGCGCTGCCGGAAGGGGAGAGTGAGTACCGTTTCCTCGGCAGGCTCAGGCGCGTCGCCGCGAAGAACAAGCCGTTCCGGTCCTATATCGGCCTCGGCTACTACGATTGCGTGACGCCGACCGTGATTCTCCGGAACGTGCTTGAGAATCCGAGCTGGTACACGCCCTACACCCCCTATCAGGCCGAGATCGCCCAGGGGCGCCTGGAGGCGCTGCTCACGTTCCAGACGATGATCGAAGATCTCTCGGGCATGCCGATCGCGAACGCATCGCTGCTCGACGAACCCACGGCCGCCGCCGAAGCCATGACGATGCTCCGGCGAGTGCAGGGAGGGACGCGGTCGGCGTTTGTCGTGGCGAGCCATTGTTATCCTCAGACCATTGACGTGTTGCGGGGACGCGCCGAACCACTCGGGATCGAACTGATCGTCGCGGATCTCGACAAGATCGAGTTCAACGAACGCGTGTCTGGCGTCCTGGTCCAGACGCCAGACGCGCAGGGCGCCCTGCACGATGTCCGTGCCCTGATCGAGCGCGCGCACGCCGCCAAGGTACAGGTCGCGGTGGCGACGGATCTGCTGGCCCTGGCGCTGGTGACACCTCCGGGAGAGTTGGGCGCCGACGTCGTACTCGGAAGCGCCCAGCGTTTTGGTGTGCCGATGGGCAATGGCGGTCCGCATGCCGCCTTTTTCGCGACGCGAGAACAGCACGTGCGGCAGACGCCCGGCCGGATCATCGGCGTGTCGGTCGACGTACACGGCAACCGGGCCTATCGGATGGCGCTGCAGACGCGCGAGCAGCACATCCGGCGCGAGAAGGCGACGTCGAACATCTGCACCGCGCAGGCGCTGCTGGCCACCATGGCGGCCATGTACGGCGTGTATCACGGCCCCGAGGGCATCCGACAGATCGCGACGCGGGTGCACGCGATGGCCGTCGCCCTCGACACCGAACTCAAAGCCTTGGGTTGCGACCAGCGCAATGCCGCGTACTTTGACACGCTCGATGTCCGCGTCCCGGCCGGCAAGCGCGATGCGGTTCGTGCCGCTGCCCTCGACGCCGGGATCAACTTCCGATTCGCCGGCGGAGCAGACCAGATCGGGATTGCGCTCGACGAGACGGTTGACGAGTCGGATATCGACGATATTCGGAAGATCTTTGCGCGCGGCCTTGGCTCAGAGACACCTGGTGCGCCGATCGTGATCACAACAGGTTCGCCCGAATGGCCAGCCGCCCTTCGACGGACATCGCCCATCCTGCAACACGCGATCTTCCATATCCACCATTCCGAAACGGCCATGATGCGCTACTTGAAGAGCCTCGAGCGCAAGGACGTCGGGCTCGACACGTCGATGATCCCGCTGGGCTCGTGCACCATGAAGCTGAACTCGGCCACGGTCATGGAAGCGGTCACCTGGCCGGAGTTTGGTGGCGTGCATCCGTTCGCGCCGGCCGATCAAGCCGCCGGCTACGCGGAAGTGGTGGCCGGTCTCGAGGCAGCGCTGCGGGAAGTCACCGGATTCGCGGCCGTCAGCCTTCAGCCTAATTCGGGCGCGCAGGGCGAATTTGCCGGCCTGATGGTCGTTCGCGCCTACCATCAGTCGCGTGGTCAGGAACGACGCACGGTGGTCCTGATCCCGTCGTCGGCCCACGGCACCAATCCCGCCAGCGCGGTGATGGCCGGCATGCAGGTCGTCGTGGTGGCCTGCGACAGCCGCGGCAACATCGACGTCGCCGATCTCAAGGCGAAGGCCGCGCAGCACAAGGACACGCTGGCGGCGTTGATGATCACGTATCCGTCAACGCATGGCGTGTTCGAAGACGCGGTCAAGCAGATCTGCGCCATCGTCCATGAGCACGGTGGCCAGGTCTACATGGATGGCGCGAACCTGAATGCGCAGGTTGGCCTGACCAGTCCGGCGGTCATCGGCGCCGACGTGTGCCACCTGAATCTCCATAAGACGTTTGCCATCCCGCACGGCGGTGGGGGACCCGGTATGGGGCCGATCGCGGTCGCCGCGCATCTGGCGCCGTTCCTGCCCGGCCACGCGCTGGCGAAGGTCGGAGGCGCGAAGGGGATTCACGCCATCGCGGGCGCCCCGTGGGGCAGCGCCAGCATCCTGTTGATCTCCTACGCCTATGTCTCGCTGCTTGGCGGGTCGGGCATGACGCAGGCCACGAAGTACGCCATCCTCAACGCCAATTACATCAAGTCGAGGCTTGAGCGCGACTTCCCGGTGCTGTACGCCAACGCCAACGGCCGGGTCGCACACGAGATGATCTTCGACATGCGCGCGTTCAAAGCCGCGGGCATCGAAGAAGGCGATATCGCGAAACGGCTGATGGACTATGGCTTCCACGCGCCGACGGTGTCATTCCCGGTGGTGGGAACCCTGATGGTTGAGCCGACCGAAAGCGAGCCGAAGGAGGAACTCGATCGGTTCTGCGACGCGATGCTCGCCATCAGGCAGGAGATCCAGGACGTCGTCGACGGCAAGGCCGACCCGAAGGACAACGTGCTGAAGAACGCCCCCCACACGATGGGCGAGGCGACCAGGGACACGTGGACGCACCCGTATTCACGGGAGAAGGCGGTGTTCCCGCTGCCGTTCGTGCGCGCCAACAAGTTCTGGCCGAGTGTGGGGCGGATCGACAACCCTTATGGCGACCGCCATCTAGTGTGCGCGTGTCCGCCGCTCGAGGACTACACGTAG
- the tsaE gene encoding tRNA (adenosine(37)-N6)-threonylcarbamoyltransferase complex ATPase subunit type 1 TsaE: MIITQSEGETMAIGRQLGPTLPIGSTVLLRGELGAGKTAFVRGVAEGMGLATDDVSSPTFTLIQEYRGPLPLFHVDLYRISAAEADDLGLEELNQQGVVAIEWAEKLSRAPEGAVDVQIEDLGGDARRVTIVTPDQDLPNYSTR; the protein is encoded by the coding sequence GTGATCATCACGCAATCCGAAGGCGAGACCATGGCGATTGGCCGCCAACTCGGACCCACGCTGCCGATCGGATCGACCGTCCTGCTCCGTGGTGAACTGGGCGCCGGCAAGACGGCATTCGTACGAGGAGTGGCCGAAGGGATGGGCCTTGCCACCGATGACGTGAGCAGCCCGACCTTCACGCTGATTCAGGAATACCGCGGCCCGCTCCCGCTGTTTCACGTGGACTTGTACCGGATCTCGGCAGCAGAGGCGGACGACCTCGGCCTCGAGGAGTTGAATCAACAGGGTGTTGTCGCGATTGAGTGGGCGGAGAAGTTATCGCGCGCACCGGAGGGCGCCGTCGACGTGCAGATTGAAGATCTGGGCGGCGACGCGCGCCGGGTGACCATCGTCACACCGGACCAGGATCTTCCAAACTACTCCACCCGATAA
- a CDS encoding aminotransferase class IV, giving the protein MVAVAYVNGRICSQQDALISVFDHGFLFGEGVYEVIRTYDGEPFLLDRHLRRLRTSAGMLALKVATTDAEFEANIRSTISALEAAPGATRSDYYIRIVLTRGVGDMTYDPAASPAPTTVIILRPLAPSPPEIYEKGVTIALVPIVRNHPGTVSPLIKSNNLLNNAMAMQEAMRRGAFEGLMRNYRGELAECAQSNIFIVRHGELMTPPLTAGILSGITREFILEFAQAIGIPGHETMLHDEDLFTADEAFLSVTTREIIPVVRVDDRVIGNGQPGPITHMLLVEFRRRARELAHRRSV; this is encoded by the coding sequence ATGGTTGCCGTCGCATACGTCAATGGGCGCATCTGCAGTCAGCAGGACGCCTTGATTTCGGTCTTCGATCACGGGTTCCTGTTTGGCGAAGGGGTGTACGAAGTGATCCGGACCTACGACGGCGAGCCATTCCTGCTGGACCGACACCTGCGGCGTCTGCGCACGTCGGCCGGCATGCTCGCGCTGAAGGTCGCGACCACCGACGCTGAGTTCGAAGCGAACATCCGGAGCACGATTTCAGCGTTGGAGGCTGCTCCGGGCGCGACCCGATCGGATTACTACATTCGGATCGTTCTCACGCGCGGGGTCGGCGACATGACGTACGACCCGGCTGCCAGCCCAGCGCCGACGACCGTGATCATCCTGAGGCCGCTGGCTCCGTCTCCTCCCGAGATCTACGAGAAGGGCGTGACGATCGCGCTTGTCCCCATCGTGAGGAACCACCCCGGGACCGTGAGTCCTCTTATCAAGTCCAACAATCTACTGAACAACGCCATGGCGATGCAGGAGGCTATGCGACGAGGCGCGTTCGAGGGCCTCATGCGCAACTACCGAGGTGAGCTCGCCGAGTGCGCGCAGTCGAACATCTTCATTGTCCGGCACGGCGAACTGATGACGCCGCCGCTAACGGCCGGGATTCTGTCTGGCATCACGCGGGAGTTCATTCTCGAGTTCGCCCAGGCCATCGGGATTCCGGGGCACGAGACGATGCTTCACGATGAGGATCTGTTCACGGCCGACGAGGCGTTCCTGAGCGTCACGACCCGCGAAATCATCCCCGTCGTGCGGGTCGACGATCGGGTCATCGGCAACGGCCAACCGGGCCCGATCACGCACATGCTGTTGGTGGAATTCAGGCGTCGAGCCCGCGAATTGGCCCACCGACGGTCCGTCTAG
- the guaB gene encoding IMP dehydrogenase has product MHAGSEPVTALTFDDVLLVPWHSQVLPNQVDVSTRITRNIRLNVPVASAAMDTVTESRLAIAMAQHGGLGIIHKNLSIEEQASEVDRVKRSESGMIVNPITLSPTHKIFEALALMTKYRISGVPITEDGSKEGKLVGILTNRDLRFETNVDRPISSVMTRENLVTVPVGTTLDEAREILHRHKIEKLLVVDHQFMLKGLITVKDIQKVIKYPAASKDSLGRLRVGAAVGVGADTLDRAEALVNAHVDVLVVDTAHGHAQKVMDTVKELRRKYPDVDLVAGNVATGQATKDLIDLGVDAVKVGIGAGSICTTRVVAGIGVPMITAILDCAAVGRAAGVPIIADGGIRYSGDITKAMAAGASCVMVGGLLAGTDESPGEVVLYQGRSFKEYRGMGSIGAMRKGARDRYFQDDFDLEADGASEKLVPEGIEGRVPYRGTVAGVIHQLVGGLRAGMGYVGCSTIALLQEHARMIRVTPAGVREGHVHDVVITKEAPNYRVE; this is encoded by the coding sequence ATGCACGCTGGCAGCGAACCGGTGACCGCACTCACCTTCGACGACGTGCTCCTGGTGCCGTGGCACTCGCAGGTCCTGCCCAATCAGGTCGATGTCAGCACGCGGATCACGCGCAACATCCGCCTGAACGTGCCCGTCGCCAGTGCCGCGATGGACACGGTGACCGAATCCCGGCTGGCCATCGCGATGGCCCAGCACGGCGGCCTCGGCATCATCCACAAGAACCTGAGCATCGAGGAACAGGCGTCAGAGGTCGATCGCGTCAAGCGCTCGGAAAGCGGCATGATCGTCAATCCGATCACGCTCTCGCCCACCCATAAGATCTTCGAGGCGCTCGCTCTGATGACGAAGTACCGGATTTCCGGGGTGCCGATCACCGAGGACGGTTCCAAGGAAGGCAAGCTGGTGGGCATTCTCACCAACCGCGACTTGCGCTTCGAGACGAATGTGGACCGGCCCATCTCGTCGGTGATGACCCGCGAGAACCTGGTCACCGTTCCCGTTGGCACCACGCTCGACGAAGCGCGCGAGATCCTGCATCGGCACAAGATCGAGAAACTGCTCGTCGTCGACCACCAGTTCATGCTGAAGGGACTCATTACCGTCAAGGACATCCAGAAGGTGATCAAGTATCCAGCCGCCAGCAAGGACAGTCTTGGCCGACTGCGCGTGGGTGCGGCGGTTGGTGTGGGCGCCGACACGCTCGATCGGGCCGAAGCCCTGGTCAACGCCCATGTTGACGTGCTGGTGGTCGACACCGCCCACGGCCATGCCCAGAAGGTCATGGATACGGTCAAGGAATTGCGCCGGAAGTACCCGGACGTTGATCTGGTCGCCGGCAATGTGGCGACGGGACAGGCGACAAAGGACCTTATTGATTTGGGAGTGGATGCCGTCAAGGTCGGCATCGGGGCCGGATCCATCTGCACGACGCGGGTCGTCGCCGGCATTGGCGTGCCGATGATCACCGCCATCCTGGATTGCGCGGCGGTGGGTCGTGCCGCGGGGGTGCCGATCATCGCGGATGGCGGCATCCGCTACTCGGGCGATATCACCAAGGCGATGGCCGCCGGCGCGAGTTGCGTGATGGTGGGCGGCCTGCTGGCGGGCACCGACGAAAGCCCGGGCGAGGTCGTGCTGTATCAGGGCCGCAGCTTCAAGGAATACCGCGGGATGGGCTCCATTGGCGCCATGAGGAAAGGCGCTCGTGACCGCTACTTCCAGGACGACTTCGATCTGGAGGCGGATGGCGCATCCGAGAAACTCGTTCCGGAAGGCATTGAAGGCCGCGTGCCGTATCGCGGCACCGTGGCCGGCGTCATCCATCAACTCGTGGGCGGCCTCAGGGCCGGGATGGGCTACGTGGGCTGCAGCACGATCGCGTTGCTCCAGGAGCACGCGCGGATGATTCGCGTGACGCCGGCTGGTGTCCGCGAAGGCCACGTGCACGATGTCGTCATCACCAAGGAAGCGCCGAATTATCGGGTGGAGTAG
- a CDS encoding aspartate/glutamate racemase family protein — protein sequence MSVRHQIDIPGIVGRSHVPVVAVFAPETPDRTAAIRGEGPSPLSHLQESVRVLVAMGASHFGVPCNTAHHFLREAVAAATWTPPIPFVDMIEQAAGRAAQMGIRAVGLLATTGTISTGLYQQALAHAGLRILTPLDDEARRSGVDSMEFGCTPSGDVTPPIVSAANSTEIQAPVTALVAARGEQDGLVMEAIYGSNGIKAGHTDGLPRRLMEEAARRLVDRGAEALILGCTEIPLVLRGSHLDVRGRRVPLVDATAVLASDLLGAPGPIGIAGGLGPEATIDLIAKLGAPSDFTDTLHAVFSATIEELAPAHEQDHLRMYAAALPDARDAAQRLRRAGATFLFLSLESAAFAAEVQQVTGLPTVAGPVRATARLVVRAACPAYV from the coding sequence ATGAGTGTGCGCCACCAGATCGACATCCCCGGCATCGTCGGACGCAGCCATGTGCCGGTGGTTGCAGTCTTCGCGCCCGAGACCCCCGACCGGACCGCTGCCATCAGAGGAGAGGGTCCCTCACCCCTCTCTCACCTTCAGGAGTCTGTCCGGGTTCTGGTCGCGATGGGCGCCTCCCATTTCGGCGTTCCCTGTAACACCGCCCACCACTTCCTGCGCGAGGCTGTTGCCGCGGCAACCTGGACTCCGCCGATTCCATTCGTGGACATGATCGAACAAGCGGCTGGCCGGGCGGCGCAGATGGGCATTCGTGCTGTGGGTCTGCTCGCGACAACGGGCACGATCTCAACTGGCCTCTATCAGCAGGCCCTGGCCCACGCGGGTCTTCGAATTCTCACGCCACTCGACGACGAGGCCCGGAGATCCGGTGTTGACTCAATGGAATTCGGATGCACGCCCTCCGGCGACGTCACGCCGCCGATCGTGTCGGCCGCGAATTCCACTGAAATCCAAGCGCCGGTGACCGCCCTCGTGGCAGCACGAGGTGAGCAGGACGGCCTGGTCATGGAAGCCATCTACGGCAGCAACGGCATCAAGGCCGGCCACACCGATGGGCTTCCGCGTCGACTTATGGAAGAAGCTGCACGACGGCTGGTAGACCGAGGCGCCGAAGCCCTCATACTCGGTTGCACCGAGATTCCGTTAGTGCTGAGAGGTTCGCACCTCGACGTGCGCGGCCGGCGAGTGCCGCTCGTCGATGCGACGGCGGTGTTGGCGTCCGATCTGCTTGGAGCCCCGGGACCGATCGGCATCGCTGGCGGACTCGGGCCCGAGGCGACCATCGATCTGATCGCGAAGCTGGGTGCCCCGAGCGACTTCACGGACACCCTGCACGCAGTGTTCTCAGCGACCATCGAGGAGCTGGCTCCTGCGCACGAGCAGGATCACCTGAGGATGTACGCCGCCGCCCTGCCCGACGCGCGCGATGCGGCACAGCGCCTCAGACGTGCCGGTGCGACGTTTCTGTTCTTGTCGCTGGAATCCGCCGCGTTCGCGGCTGAGGTCCAACAGGTCACGGGCCTGCCTACCGTCGCGGGACCGGTTCGCGCCACTGCCCGACTGGTCGTTCGGGCGGCCTGCCCCGCCTACGTGTAG